A portion of the Penaeus monodon isolate SGIC_2016 chromosome 28, NSTDA_Pmon_1, whole genome shotgun sequence genome contains these proteins:
- the LOC119591315 gene encoding eukaryotic translation initiation factor 3 subunit G-like, producing MMSSCGRDKTAGVRVSNLSQNTKGQDLHDLFRPFGDIHRVFLAKNKKTGQSKGFAFINFRRWEDAAKAIQGLNGYTYDHQILCVKWSKPSSGTSETIDK from the exons ATGATGTCATCTTGTGGCAGAG ACAAGACTGCTGGAGTGCGTGTGAGCAACCTGTCACAGAACACCAAAGGACAGGATTTGCATGATCTGTTCCGCCCCTTTGGAGACATCCACCGTGTCTTCTTggccaaaaacaagaaaactggcCAGTCCAAGGGCTTTGCTTTCATCAATTTCAGG AGATGGGAAGATGCTGCTAAGGCTATACAAGGTCTTAATGGATATACTTATGACCATCAGATTCTGTGTGTTAAATGGTCCAA ACCTTCTTCTGGTACCAGTGAGACTATAGATAAGTAA